A genomic stretch from Psilocybe cubensis strain MGC-MH-2018 chromosome 1, whole genome shotgun sequence includes:
- a CDS encoding Farnesylcysteine lyase encodes MKFPPWLLLIPAAHAFQLPFHLPKFFSSPSIVSTPHLDQPATPPIPRIAIIGAGAAGSSAAFWISKAKLRFGLDVVVDVYESNSYIGGRSTTVYPYNNRSLTELELGASIFVEANKNLWRASDEFNLTRRKFEDQDYATGIWDGQQLLLSFTGSWWDTAKLLWRYGILSPRRAEAFVRNMINRFLVFYSSDTPKWDSIATLADTLGWTELTNRTTAEYVMAQGVSQKYTSEVIEAATRVNYGQNVDYIHALEGACAMAGTGASGVAGGNFQIFENFLNRSGANVYLNTPVSSVLPSSSSSQLWALKSARGTIDYQAVIVAAPFQSTGITFPLTVADQVPEVPYVHLHVTLLTTSSPFPNPAYFGLPPNSELPRMMLTTYQGARTGGKKPEFNSLSYHGEIGNGEWAVKIFSEEEISDEWLANMFLGKVGWVLRKVWDAYPKLPPTTTFPPVKLERGLYYVNSFEPFISTMETETISSRNVVDLMLNEEFNASICGRRISAFENDNQEGVQTPPTTQEFEQKDFVFGWDC; translated from the exons ATGAAATTTCCTCCCTGGCTTCTTCTCATCCCCGCTGCCCATGCCTTCCAGCTCCCCTTCCACCTCCCCAAGTTCTTTTCCTCACCCAGCATAGTCTCTACCCCACATCTCGACCAGCCCGCTACCCCACCCATCCCAAGGATAGCTATCATTGGCGCAGGAGCAGCCGGCAGCTCTGCAGCCTTTTGGATCTCGAAAGCCAAGCTCCGTTTCGGGCTTGATGTCGTGGTCGATGTCTATGAGAGCAACTCGTATATTGGAGGTC GAAGTACAACCGTGTACCCCTACAACAACAGGTCATTGACGGAGCTCGAGCTGGGCGCGTCCATCTTTGttgaagcaaacaaaaaTCTGTGGCGTGCCTCGGATGAATTCAATCTTACGCGCCGCAAATTTGAGGACCAAGATTACGCGACAGGAATTTGGGACGGCCAGCAGTTGTTGCTTTCG TTCACAGGCAGCTGGTGGGACACTGCAAAACTTCTATGGCGATATGGCATCTTATCTCCAAGACGAGCAGAAGCTTT CGTCCGTAACATGATCAACCGTTTCCTTGTGTTCTACAGTTCCGATACTCCAAAATGGGATAGCATTGCTACCCTCGCTGATACTTTGGGTTGGACCGAACTTACCAACCGGACCACCGCTGAATACGTCATGGCCCAAGGAGTATCCCAGAAATATACCTCTGAAGTCATTGAGGCTGCAACACGCGTCAATTACGGCCAG AACGTTGACTACATCCACGCGTTGGAAGGCGCTTGTGCGATGGCTGGCACCGGCGCTAGTGGTGTTGCTGGTGGAAACTttcaaatttttgaaaattttctGAACCGGTCTGGTGCCAATGTCTACCTCAATACGCCA GTGTCGAGTGTTTtaccctcctcctcatcttcccaaCTATGGGCCTTGAAGAGTGCCAGGGGAACTATCGACTACCAAGCTGTCATCGTTGCAGCTCCCTTCCAATCCACCGGAATAACATTCCCACTGACTGTCGCTGACCAAGTCCCAGAAGTTCCCTATGTCCATCTTCATGTTACCCTGTTAACCACGAGCTCTCCATTTCCCAATCCAGCGTACTTTGGCCTACCACCCAACTCTGAACTCCCTCGTATGATGTTGACCACCTACCAAGGTGCTAGAACAGGAGGGAAGAAACCAGAATTCAATTCATTATCATACCATGGGGAAATTGGGAACGGAGAATGGGCTGTGAAGATATTTTCAGAGGAAGAAATATCTGACGAATGGTTGGCAAATATGTTCCTGGGGAAAGTTGGATGGGTTCTTCGTAAAGTG TGGGATGCTTACCCCAAACTTCCTCCTACAACCACATTCCCACCAGTCAAGCTCGAACGAGGTCTTTACTACGTTAACTCGTTTGAACC ATTTATCTCTACTATGGAGACTGAAACAATCTCTTCACGAAATGTTGTTGATTTGATGCTTAACGAAGAATTTAACGCCAGTATCTGCGGCCGAAGGATATCAGCTTTtgagaatgataaccaagAGGGTGTTCAAACACCTCCGACGACACAAGAATTCGAACAGAAGGATTTCGTCTTTGGTTGGGATTGTTAA
- a CDS encoding Pre-rRNA-processing protein las1, producing MRLPRRVPWSSPAELEQLCASIYGDENDIDSKIFAINRISAWKVITSLPHALESTLAILVVIVHDKRQESFSKLLLRQSYANAILRLVNGLVDPLQVGTYARSITSIAQQLGIPNWLVELRHASTHEDLPSLDLLREAARQSMAWLLHNYFLPTINPLTNALHSSSTVRPLSPMLKMYRNTMKVVTRDASLVSQYKSKLVNLMRDIERWIAETKVVANISSAEFGWIGHSSVDSIPLDEDVKEVWALEKFCDALAEKGMLVPLSRKKRQYSTDTLTPSKTSIALWDPLIEHVQAIHPDFSYVFCRRFCSILITSISRDDVPQTTETKNDPSYQDYIACWVVWMIQIWREDTPTHLDLKRYVVSVLMKGLGHEVADLPSRSAIVTLLKKISAGQRELEMMTQLIINRPKASVMVWKPDDLEVMKERHNILQSYESFQATSNSTEPAATTSQQISIPGWHAMDENAWRPCPIGVYKENR from the exons ATGAGGCTGCCTCGAAGAGTTCCCTGGTCGTCTCCTGCAGAATTGGAGCAACTCTGCGCGTCTATTTACGGAGATGAAAATGACATAGACTCCAAGATATTTGCAATAAATAGA ATTTCTGCATGGAAAGTAATAACATCGTTACCCCACGCTCTGGAGTCAACTCTTGCTATTCTCGTCGTCATTGTCCATGACAAGAGGCAGGAATCTTTCTCAAAACTTCTTTTGCGGCAGAGTTATGCAAATGCTATACTCAGACTTGTCAACGGGCTCGTTGACCCTCTGCAAGTGGGCACGTACGCTAGGTCAATTACCTCCATAGCCCAGCAGCTCGGGATTCCGAACTGGTTAGTAGAACTTCGACACGCCTCTACTCACGAGGATCTTCCGAGTCTTGATCTTCTACGAGAGGCTGCAAGGcag TCAATGGCCTGGTTGCTACACAATTATTTCCTCCCCACTATCAACCCCTTAACGAATGCATTGCATTCGTCTAGCACTGTCAGGCCGCTATCTCCAATGCTAAAGATGTACAGAAATACTATGAAAGTCGTTACAAGAGACGCGTCTCTCGTTTCGCAATACAAGTCTAAGCTTGTCAACTTGATGAGAGACATAGAACGATGGATAGCTGAGACTAAAGTCGTTGCAAATATTTCTTCTGCAGAATTTGGTTGGATAGGACATTCGTCGGTTGACAGCATTCCCTTGGATGAAGATGTCAAAGAGGTATGGGCTTTGGAAAAATTCTGCGACGCTCTGGCAGAAAAGGGAATGCTCGTACCGTTGTCCAGAAA GAAGCGCCAGTACTCCACTGATACGTTGACTCCTTCAAAGACTTCCATTGCTCTATGGGATCCACTCATAGAACACGTGCAAGCCATCCATCCCGACTTCTCTTATGTCTTCTGCCGACGATTTTGCTCGATACTCATAACATCTATCTCAAGAGATGACGTACCTCAAACCACGGAAACCAAAAATGATCCATCTTATCAAGATTATATAGCTTGTTGGGTGGTATGGATGATTCAAATTTGGCGGGAAGATACACCTACACATCTAGACCTCAAACGTTACGTCGTATCGGTGCTCATGAAAGGACTAGGTCATGAAGTGGCAGATTTGCCAAGCCGTTCAGC AATTGTTACATTACTCAAGAAAATTTCAGCTGGACAACGTGAACTTGAAATGATGACCCAATTAATCATCAATCGACCAAAAGCATCGGTCATG GTCTGGAAGCCGGACGATCTAGAAGTAATGAAGGAAAGGCACAATATACTCCAATCTTATGAATCTTTCCAAGCAACATCAAATAGCACAGAACCGGCTGCAACAACATCTCAACAAATTTCGATTCCCGGCTGGCATGCTATGGATGAGAATGCCTGGCGGCCGTGCCCGATTGGAGTTTATAAAGAAAATAGATAG
- a CDS encoding Ammonium transporter MEP3, with product MEPRHALTSFSRLSSRQLGDPGQFDRGDVSFIIVAGAMVSFMVPGLAFLYSGLSRRKSALSLIWAVAASNAVVIFQWYFWGYSLAFSSSATNGFIGNLKSFGLKDVEADPSPATPLIPEILYSFFQMEFACVTAGILMGGLAERGRVLPAMVFIFCWMTVVYCPLACWIWATHGWAFKWGVLDFAGGGPVEIGSGVAGLAYSWVIGRRNERELLNFRPHNVSLVGLGTFMLWFGWIGFNGGSAFGANLRAIFAVWNTMLAASFAGMVWCLLDFRIERRWSMVGFCSGTIAGLVAATPSSGFLRPWSSVIVGILSGTLCNFATKVKFLLRIDDALDLFAEHAVGGIVGLLLNAFFASSSITGADNVSSIPGGWVEHHWKQLYIQFAYVVATCAYTFVVTALVAKAVDSIPGLKLRSTPEGEMLGMDETEIGEFATDYIELRRDVADCSTFGFSRGHAYKSGDAQNERHAQNVVPDRNTNDTRSESQDLETIAEKPENGNGTTTPS from the exons ATGGAGCCCAGACATGCACTGACTTCCTTCTCTCGTCTCTCCAGTC GCCAGTTAGGCGACCCTGGACA ATTCGACCGCGGCGATGTTAGCTTCATTATTGTTGCTGGTGCCATGGTCTCCTTCATGGTCCCAGGACTGG CTTTTCTGTACTCTGGGCTCTCTCGTCGAAAGAGTGCAC TGTCTTTGATATGGGCCGTTGCAGCCAGTAACGCAGTCGTCATCTTTCAGTGGTATTTCTGGGGTTACTCTCtcgccttttcttcttcagccACCAATGGTTTCATCGGTAACCTCAAGAGTTTCGGCCTAAAGGACGTCGAAGCAGACCCGTCACCTGCCACCCCGCTCATTCCAGAAATACTCTATAGCTTCTTCCAGATGGAGTTTGCATGTGTAACCGCAGGTATCTTGATGGGAGGTCTCGCGGAGCGCGGTCGCGTTCTCCCTGCCATGGTCTTCATTTTCTGCTGGATGACTGTTGTATATTGCCCTCTTGCATGCTGGATTTGGGCCACCCATGGTTGGGCATTTAAATGGGGCGTCCTTGATTTTGCTG GTGGCGGCCCGGTTGAGATTGGCAGTGGCGTAGCTGGCTTGGCTTATTCCTGGGTTATTGGTCGGAGAAATGAGCGTGAGTTGCTCAACTTCCGTCCTCATAATGTCTCTTTGGTCGGTCTGGGCA CATTCATGCTGTGGTTCGGGTGGATCGGCTTTAACGGCGGAAGCGCGTTCGGCGCGAACCTCCGCGCTATCTTTGCAGTTTGGAATACCATGTTGGCGGCTTCGTTTGCAGGAATGGTTTGGTGTCTTCTTGATTTCCGCATCGAGCGCCGATGGAGTATGGTCGGTTTCTGCTCTGGAACTATCGCCGGCCTTGTTGCAGCCACACCATCGTCTGGGTTCTTGAGACCATGGTCTTCGGTCATTGTGGGTATCCTGTCAGGAACATTGTGTAACTTTGCCACCAAAG TTAAATTTCTCCTGAGAATCGACGATGCTCTCGATCTGTTTGCTGAGCACGCGGTCGGTGGTATCGTCGGTCTATTGCTGAACGCGTTTTTCGCGTCCAGCAGCATCACGGGAGCTGACAACGTCAGCAGCATTCCCGGAGGATGGGTAGAGCATCATTGGAAACAGTTATACATCCAATTCGCCTATGTTGTCGCAACATGCGCATATACCTTTGTCGTCACCGCACTTGTCGCAAAAGCAGTCGATAGTATCCCTGGTTTGAAGTTACGCAGCACTCCCGAAGGAGAGATGCTTGGTATGGATGAAACTGAG ATTGGGGAGTTTGCTACAGATTACATTGAATTACGCCGCGATGTTGCCGATTGCTCTACTTTCGGGTTTTCGCGAGGCCATGCCTACAAATCTGGGGACGCACAAAATGAGAGGCACGCACAAAATGTTGTTCCAGATAGGAACACCAACGATACACGAAGTGAAAGCCAAGATCTGGAGACCATTGCAGAAAAACCTGAAAATGGAAACGGCACAACAACTCCATCATGA
- a CDS encoding Protein ATP11, mitochondrial yields MAIRLVNSFKYARVAQAPLWFTTRALSTNSSKYTQKLRERAEEQGLTISQLLEKVRADEGKRRKEEAEKLKAATALLRPKPALPASTTSGTADKVKTQLTERKDAAPFKPLSSILNVSRILATPHTPEQITALWTAYHATRSGGTGRGYVCASIPLDMFYTMMKTGRQYPTFILPLPREQPADPTVPPPAPGEHNVAHEFYFMQWDFHAPPEVPSASEDPFTKPGQSFAEVSNPAAATVLFTPLQEYKLRGAFSTPYLVLTMYTDLAATHSVILMRGEITPSTTGVDRYMLNQEDAQILAMSLQKFYLWNNDGKDDGERLLRTFHEKPEEFKWQELLDFSKLTV; encoded by the exons ATGGCAATTCGACTGGTGAACTCTTTTAAATACGCCAGAGTTGCACAAGCACCACTTTGGTTCACAACAAGAGCACTTTCGACCAATTCATCCAAATATACGCAAAAGTTGCGTGAAAGAGCGGAAGA GCAAGGCCTAACTATATCGCAGCTTCTTGAAAAGGTTAGAGCGGATGAAGGGAAGAGACGAAAGGAAGAGGCAGAAAAGTTGAAAGCGGCTACTGCTCTGCTGCGTCCTAAACCTGCTTTGCCTGCCTCAACCACATCTGGCACAGCAGATAAAGTTAAGACTCAACTGACCGAGAGAAAGGACGCAGCACCTTTTAAA CCTCTATCTAGTATTTTGAATGTCTCGCGTATACTTGCGACCCCTCATACACCCGAGCAAATAACTGCGCTATGGACAGCATACCATGCTACACGTTCAGGCGGTACGGGTCGGGGATACGTCTGTGCATCTATCCCGCTGGATATGTTCTAcacgatgatgaagacagGCCGCCAGTACCCGACGTTTATACTACCCTTGCCTCGCGAGCAGCCTGCCGATCCCACCGTGCCGCCGCCCGCCCCAGGTGAACACAATGTTGCGCATGAATTTTATTTCATGCAGTGGGATTTCCATGCGCCTCCGGAGGTCCCTTCGGCGTCGGAAGACCCGTTTACGAAACCGGGGCAAAGCTTTGCAGAAGTTTCGAATCCTGCCGCCGCGACTGTACTGTTCACGCCGCTACAGGAGTATAAACTGCGCGGTGCATTTTCGACGCCGTATCTCGTGCTGACGATGTATACCGACTTGGCGGCGACGCACAGCGTTATTCTGATGCGCGGCGAAATTACCCCTTCAACTACTGGTGTTGACAGGTACATGTTGAATCAAGAGGATGCTCAGATTTTGGCTATGTCATTACAAAAGTTCTATCTTTGGAACAACGATGGCAAGGACGATGGTGAACGGTTGCTACGCACATTCCATGAAAAGCCGGAGGAATTCAAGTGGCAAGAGCTACTTGATTTTTCAAAGTTGACTGTTTAA
- a CDS encoding ATP-binding cassette sub-family D member 1 — MATSMGTFSFNSRLSPESKQKLSHFIKVYGAHRPAVQRLLNLTFIGYILGATYVGLSGGMVSSKKEGRPKKGKGGGVSGKSERVAVDAMFFQRLAKIIRIVIPGIRSKEALLLLMHSSLLVFRTAISLYVAALDGKIVASLVRAQPLQFFYNILRWLLVAIPATWTNSWLSYIQNKLAIAYRTRLTQEVMKQYLGQEGQGSDGKVYYKLANLDDRIKNPDQMITHDIQRFSSHLASMYANLAKPVLDVILYNYQLSQNVGAEGVMGLTFFVQLSAMLLRYMTPPFGMYTALSAQMAGSLRHTHSRLVEFAEEIAFMRGETTEKMLIEREYAALIAHENRVLQRRWWFGCVEEGIIKWLWGSFGLVLCAIPVFFKLPGAVDTVDLGGRTEGFVTNRRLLLSSSDAFGRVMYSYKDLSELAGYTARVSLLLDTMQDVRDGKFDKALVNSATKDDNSLTLQGRGEVIESEDIRFENVPIVTPNGDVLVKSLSFHIKPGQNLLIVGPNGCGKSSLFRILGGLWPVYGGVVHKPSASQFILIPQRPYLPLGTLRDQIIYPHSQEEMYKRGVTDDDLSKILSVVEMSHIVEREGGWNATKEWREALSGGDQQKIAWARLFYHHPKYAVLDEATSLVPTEMEGMMMEYAGKLNITLLTVSHRPSLWKYHAVILHYDGQGGYVFTKLDAEKRLALQEEKQSLETKLLEVPKMKARLAELRTLTG, encoded by the exons ATGGCCACGTCGATGGGTACATTTTCCTTCAATTCTCGACTCTCCCCGGAATCCAAGCAGAAGCTTTCTCATTTCATCAAGGTCTATGGAGCACATCGTCCTGCTGTGCAGCGTTTGCTCAACCTAACCTTTATCGGATACATACTTGGAGCAACCTATGTAGGGCTATCGGGAGGTATGGTCTCCTCGAAGAAGGAAGGCCGCCCCAAGAAAGGCAAAGGTGGCGGGGTCAGTGGGAAATCTGAGCGAGTAGCG GTGGATGCAATGTTTTTTCAGCGTCTAGCCAAGATAATCCGCATTGTTATTCCTGGTATACGTTCtaaggaagctttgcttttGTTGATGCATTCGAGCCTGCTTGTCTTCAGAACCGCGATTTCGCTTTACGTTGCAGCCCTCGATGGAAA AATTGTAGCTAGCCTTGTTCGCGCCCAACCTCTCCAATTCTTTTATAACATTTTGCGTTGGCTTCTAGTGGCCATACCAGCAACTTGGACAAACAGCTGGCTTTCTTACATTCAGAACAAGCTTGCAATTGCATACCGTACTCGTCTGAcacaagaagtaatgaagcAATATCTGGGCCAGGAAGGGCAAGGTTCGGACGGAAAGGTTTACTATAAATTAG CAAATCTGGATGACAGAATCAAGAACCCTGATCA AATGATCACTCATGATATACAACGGTTCTCCAGCCATCTGGCCTCTATGTATGCCAACTTGGCAAAACCTGTTCTCGATGTTATTCTGTATAATTATCAACTATCACAGAATGTTGGAGCAGAAGGAGTGATGGGTCTCACATTTTTTGTCCAGCTTTCGGcaatgcttt TGCGCTATATGACGCCGCCATTTGGAATGTATACCGCTCTCTCTGCCCAAATGGCCGGATCCCTACGTCATACACACTCACGCCTTGTCGAATTCGCAGAAGAGATAGCATTTATGAGAGGAGAAACAACAGAAAAGATGCTTATTGAACGAGAATACGCGGCTTTGATCGCTCACGAAAATCGAGTTCTACAACGACGATGGTGGTTTGGTTGCGTCGAAGAAGGCATTATCAAATGGCTTTGGGGGAGTTTTGGG CTCGTTCTGTGCGCCATTCCCGTCTTTTTCAAACTGCCTGGTGCTGTCGACACTGTTGATCTTGGTGGTCGAACAGAAG GATTTGTAACCAATCGCCGCTTACTATTATCCTCTTCAG ATGCCTTCGGACGAGTGATGTATTCATATAAAGACCTTTCAGAATTGGCCGGCTATACGGCACGTGtatctcttcttcttgacaccATGCAAGATGTTCGCGATGGCAAGTTTGACAAGGCTCTTGTAAATAGTGCAACGAAGGACGACAATTCACTCA CTTTGCAAGGGCGCGGTGAAGTGATAGAATCCGAGGATATTCGTTTTGAAAATGTGCCTATCGTTACACCAAACGGAGATGTCCTTGTAAAGAGTCTTAGCTTCCATATCAAACCTGGG CAAAACCTCTTGATTGTGGGTCCCAACG GTTGCGGCAAGTCGTCTTTATTCCGAATCTTAGGCGGACTCTGGCCAGTTTACGGAGGCGTTGTCCACAAGCCATCAGCATCACAATTTATCCTCATTCCTCAACGTCCTTATCTCCCCCTGGGGACGCTTAGGGATCAAATCATATATCCTCATTCTCAAGAGGAAATGTACAAGCGCGGCGTAACAGATGATGATCTCTCCAAAATTCTCAGTGTCGTTGAGATGAGTCACATTGTCGAACGCGAAGGAGGATGGAACGCAACCAAAGAGTGGCGTGAAGCACTCAGCGGCGGAGATCAGCAAAAGATAGCATGGGCAAGGCTGTTCTATCACCATCCGAAG TATGCTGTCTTGGATGAGGCAACCTCTTTAGTGCCCACTGAAATGGAAGGCATGATGATGGAATACGCCGGGAAGTTGAACATTACGCTCCTCACGGTTTCTCATAGACCATCCCTTTGGAAGTATCATGCTGTGATTTTGCACTATGACGGACAAGGAGGCTATGTTTT TACCAAACTAGACGCCGAGAAACGTCTGGCCcttcaagaagaaaaacaaagtcTAGAAACAAAGTTGCTAGAAGT TCCCAAGATGAAAGCCAGATTAGCTGAGCTGAGGACTTTAACCGGCTAA
- a CDS encoding Octanoyltransferase — protein sequence MSLPPILYHSFARPLPYHATWLLQQRIHSLQLALRPRAAHPDILLLLEHRPTYTAGRRQTDPSIDLERRRLQSLGADFVPATRGGQLTYHGPGQIVGYPLIDLSRYTPTIGARDYVCRIQKLLENHLQQSHAIPHSPSEHTGVFLDPTTKIASIGVQVRHRLTSHGFALNITREPLAWFDKIVACGLDDVKAGSIESKLEQTLSLREEIPGLVNQFGKQFHRDMVEMDLDEHGEIGKAIREVEEEAERAGGWAKEPRS from the coding sequence ATGTCCCTGCCGCCCATTTTGTACCACTCCTTTGCTCGTCCACTCCCGTACCATGCCACCTGGCTTCTCCAGCAGCGCATACACTCCCTCCAGCTCGCTCTTCGCCCCCGCGCAGCACATCCAGATATTCTCCTACTTCTCGAGCACCGTCCAACATACACAGCAGGCCGCAGGCAGACAGACCCCTCCATAGACCTCGAACGCCGCCGTCTCCAGAGCCTTGGCGCTGACTTCGTCCCAGCCACCCGTGGCGGTCAGCTCACCTATCACGGTCCAGGCCAGATTGTGGGCTACCCCTTGATCGATCTCTCCAGGTACACTCCAACCATCGGCGCTCGTGACTACGTTTGTCGCATCCAGAAACTGCTCGAGAACCATCTTCAGCAATCCCATGCCATCCCACATAGCCCGTCAGAACATACTGGTGTCTTTCTCGACCCCACTACAAAGATCGCCAGCATTGGCGTCCAGGTTCGCCACCGCCTCACATCCCACGGCTTTGCCCTAAACATTACCCGGGAACCCCTCGCGTGGTTTGACAAAATCGTCGCCTGCGGCCTCGATGACGTCAAGGCTGGTTCTATAGAGTCAAAACTTGAGCAGACGCTATCACTGCGCGAAGAGATACCAGGTCTCGTTAATCAGTTCGGAAAACAGTTCCACCGCGATATGGTTGAGATGGACTTGGACGAGCATGGCGAAATCGGTAAGGCCATCAGAgaagtggaggaggaggccgAACGTGCTGGAGGTTGGGCAAAAGAACCACGTTCATGA